DNA sequence from the Plodia interpunctella isolate USDA-ARS_2022_Savannah chromosome 19, ilPloInte3.2, whole genome shotgun sequence genome:
aacagtttgccaaactttggcgaatTCAGTATAAAtagctggtttttcattgcggtaaataaacgCACTACGCAATATTCACGTATTCACATCAGCATGATGTGTCTGTGTTCGGCAACAGTCTGGAGCTGGCAGTAAAAATGATGTCCCTACATAGTTCGTAATAAGAGCTTACGAAGCTGTCATCaacataaatatgtttctGTTACGGTTAAACCCCGAAGTGCTATTGGTTTAGCTGGCTAGACCTAAGTGACCGGCCTCAGTAACTCCCAGATGTAGCCTACTTAGGCTAGATCCAAATCCCGGACTAAATTTATGGACGTAGCTGAAAAAGCAgcaaatttgaaattggatTGGGCAGGGCACGCCAATAGAATGCCTCCAGAGCGGCGGGTCAAATTAGTGACGAATTGCATTTATCTGGAGTGCCGCTGGAATGATATTGAATTGAGGCTTTGCCTTGGTATAAAGGGGCATATAATACTGGGATATAAACAGCTATtgtatcccaatcccaactaatcccaagtaatattataaatgcgaaaataagtttgttacctcttcacggactggaccgattattatgaaatttcgtacacggttagaaaataacctggaataacacataggatactttacatcccgaatttcccacgggagcaaaggcCGTTTTGCTGTAATTATTCCGGCTTATTAggcttaacatttttattttctgttttatttatttcacacttTTACCTTTATtatgtgttaataaaaatttaatgtaaacacTTTCAGATACTGAACAAATATAAGCACATTCGTGGAGCAGATCGATTGGATGAGCTGTTCGACGAAAGTAAGGACGCATTGAGGCAGACGAACGAGTTCCTGGAGAAGTGGAGAATGAGACGTGTCAGTTGGGATTAAacattatatactaaacaacaCTTCATCATTTACAAACGAGGCTCTTGTCTATGGAGATCTTACCATTGTAcaagttttcatttaattctgcaaacaaaatgtcattttcgcTTAttctacagagttgaaattttccacgtcgcttcagtttccgtAACAACACATCTTTATGATAAGCATAACCTGACGTAGTTAGAATTGGCTCCCAATATAGGAACTCggtaacaaaaattacatttttgtaaagaaacttatgtaattttaagacGATTGGCACGCGACGTAAGtcttaataacaatttaaatttagttttaatcaatccatacttccatactaattttataaatgtgaaagtctgttcTTTGTCTATCTATCACGCTTCCAAATCTCGACCTTCGGTCCGATTTCgcttgaaatttggaatagatatggTCAAACATAGACTACCgcgtatataataaatgcattgGCAGGTGTCCAAGGAGTTTTCTTATCTGGACGAAGAGCCGCAAGAGATCAAGCCCCTCAAAGTGGAAGTACCCATTCTCCACATGGCCATCGTTGATGTAAGAAACATTGGCTTCGTTATAAACTtcatttaattactatttcaCTTGAGGTAACCAGTCATTTTTAAGCTAAAACTTGACAAGGTGAGAGACTTGGCACCAGatggtgaatattttttatgtcatcTACATTGGAAATAATAGATACAACTCTTTATGAAATAAAGCTGCAAAATGTAGGTAGCCATTGTTCAATTCTCCAaatatctccacaccaaaaattacTTCAATCCTATAGGTATTCCGTATTGACTTGAAGAAGaaggacaaaaaatatacatactttcacattataataaattagtatggatatggatcGGACGTACGGGATATACAGGTTTTAGTCTTCTTCCTTTCGTGGTAGAcagagttgcgaaactcgaaaaGAATCTAAATTTAGCacttttgattgattgatctTTTTCATTCCTTCCCACACAAGCATTGAACAGTGaaacaagataaataatattaaaaatctcatTTCAGACTTTGGGAACAGCTCGAAGTTTAGAGCGAGGCGACGCCGGCGATTCAGCTAATGTCACCGACTCGGCGATCCTCTCCGTTACGTCCTTCGATGATGACTTCGAATCATTACCTGATCCCACCAGTTTTGACGATATCAAAGCTGAGGACTTCAACAATCGTTACCTTTGGAACGTCATGGAAGAAGACTACAATTGTGACAACAATATGTGATTGTAATTTTGATAGTGGATTTTGTAGTCCTCGtcttgttaaataaatttatcgttggcaattaatattgttagttTATCATGGATTATCAAGcgaataaacatttcattcattcatactttcattcattcattcattcaatcatCCCAATAGTTCAAGAGATTAGACGAAATGGAGACAAGAAATTGGGAAAgaggactctgggctccggcGTCCAATGGCTGATATAAATGagtgaataatttattccatCGCAGCTAATCTCAGCcggaataaattaatttcgcaCCCCAACCCTCATTAGACACCATTCGACACCACAAGTGTGTCCTTTGAGGTATTATCCAACTTTCCCGCCGTAAATATGAGATTACAAGTGTTCATAACTGGGAAGTAGTCACATTTTAAGGTATTAAGAAGCATTCACACTTTTAGGTATTAGGGAGATAAAGCtacactttaaaaataaatacaaatttattgattacgttttttattaacaatgttTCACAGATTATTGCAACAAATACTTTCAACTCATGTTAACAATTAGAGCTATGCACCAtcgaataaattgaaaaaaaaaattaaaatatgggtattttcccattttttaaaatttaattttatttaatactagaaacgtaattatatataaattttcctATTCAAAGCAAAATATAGTCTACTTACATTAATAATCCCTATTTTTCTTCCCCTAAGTACTTAACACTTCGCTTTGTAGGATTAGCCGCAGGATTTTCTGCTTATTACATTACTTATGCAATGCttgttataaataagtttataactTAGCTGTCGATTGAAAAGGGAATAACCTATAGTATCTCAtactacataatatgtatgaatcaagtaataatttttcggctgatatagatatatttgcataattttttataataattgtagcGCCAATAAAAGTTACCTTGGAacgtgtggttccgtcctagaGTAGAAGAGCCTTTTCATTTCCTTACACGAATggcgtatgaggcgactatgGGAGATAAAGTCTTGACAGTCAATAATTAGGACAAGGAggacaatttgttttttatggtGACCCCGGGCTTCACACATCACAGCCCCTAATACAACCAACATGGAACATTAGGGACAAaagtcatataaataaatgagtagTTGGCGACAGCTACCAGGAATGCATAAACAAATGAAGCCACTATCATCTTTCCGCTCCGAAGCACGCGAGTTCGACACCGAATTGACATCGTATCATTTATAACAGaatcagaaaatgataaatgtttcaaaatCTGGACATTTTTCAGCGAATTcctattatattgtttttataaagataGTGAAACGTTTACGTTATTTGTTATATCTTTTTACtactctttataatttttaaccaTAATCTGAGGGCCATGTGAGTACGGggaatgtaatgtaatattaatgaactggtttgccattgccttctcaatttTACACAATAGCAGATTGCTTCACAAATATCTCCTTCACCGAACTTCTCGACAATAAATACTAACACATCaggaaaagaaagaaaaagcgTTCCAGTTCTATTCGTGCTGCGACACTCGTCTGTGTTTGTTATGGGAAATTTGTAGTCATGTTatatataggaacaaatcacacagattgagttagcaagttcgaaacttgtgttatgggatactgaactcaacgatacaatattctataacatatacttgACATAGCTAAAAGTCCATGAATCAGATCAATctaaaaaagatcattttccatgttgacctgaccggggatcgaacccgggacctccagtgtagccgTCCGGCATGATAATCATTAGGCCACAGAAGTCATGAAATGTTACTTTTAAAGGTCTAGTCTGTCTCTACACAAAACATTATCTAAATGGGccaagtagtttttgagtttacggTCAATCAAAAAACACGaattctgtttttttattagtatgaaATAACAGACtcaaaaatttaagtttatagAATCGAAAAATCCTGTTTACTAACTTCTAAAACTCATCACCCGTTCACACACACGGTACCTAAATCACGGACAAACCCGTAAGGCGTGTTCGTATCAATCATCTGCGGTATCATTACACCGCATTTACTAAAGAAGGGTAAGTCACGTGTCGCGAGCGCCGAATTATAGTGTTAGGAGCATGGATGGACTTGCTTTGTTAAATTACTTGGTTACATTGCTTTTTGATTTTGTGTTTTGGTTTTTGGGCAATTcagttgttttataacatcaGTACTTAGCTTTTACCCGTGGCTTCGGCCGCGTCtatatttcccacgggaacaattatttttccgggatggaatttgacgacctcggtggcgcagtggtaaagtgctcgcctctgaaccgagagttcccgggttcgatccccggtcgggtcataatggaaaatgattttctgattggcccgggtcttggatgtttgtatttgttacatatatgtatttgttataaaatatagtatcgttgagttaagtatcccataacacaagtctcgaacttaatttggggcttAGTCTTATTAATGAGTTTAATTGCTATACTCGTATAATCGATATCGAATACATTTATCTTGCCTTGCCTGCTAATTAGGGAAAAATCCAActtcaaaaatctttattttcctTCAATCCATCAAGCATTTGTGAAGAGTCCCATCAAACAGGGCACTTCCAATAAAAACACGAATACCAGGCGCCCATGATCACTGAGGCGATCCATTTATCACTCTCCTCTCTTTTTGTCCCTTTCTATTCAATACTTTTTGCGCGGAAGATTAAATTTCGCGCGTCTAGCTGA
Encoded proteins:
- the LOC128678353 gene encoding uncharacterized protein LOC128678353 isoform X1, whose translation is MPLTPLQTSTNYIILISMFIFDYLVGNGLIDIVLKMICDILCFTRKVIGEEAKRAVHVRSENPISFPVLVIEILVLTVTIVILNKYKHIRGADRLDELFDESKDALRQTNEFLEKWRMRRVSKEFSYLDEEPQEIKPLKVEVPILHMAIVDTLGTARSLERGDAGDSANVTDSAILSVTSFDDDFESLPDPTSFDDIKAEDFNNRYLWNVMEEDYNCDNNM
- the LOC128678353 gene encoding uncharacterized protein LOC128678353 isoform X2; the protein is MPLTPLQTSTNYIILISMFIFDYLVGNGLIDIVLKMICDILCFTRKVIGEEAKRAVHVRSENPISFPVLVIEILVLTVTIVILNKYKHIRGADRLDELFDESKDALRQTNEFLEKWRMRRTLGTARSLERGDAGDSANVTDSAILSVTSFDDDFESLPDPTSFDDIKAEDFNNRYLWNVMEEDYNCDNNM